In one Acomys russatus chromosome X, mAcoRus1.1, whole genome shotgun sequence genomic region, the following are encoded:
- the LOC127185395 gene encoding testis-expressed protein 13A-like produces the protein MAINFTDPTCGFSHREVVAFLNEQIVKNGPSRFFCRLQLCNSWSDLEEELQAIVTDSAIPRTLKKSCAWSALAMAVGIGEMQRLEFREKVRLMHDQLTEQRLFINALLGMVQRQRDKPQDERAIAESQFQQGLTGLDRVVGRPRFVTNMPLSVMRTQYQNQEGRRGEGLGTGTYGLSNVFRAEEFYDWTVRQPLRGGHAAAAAAAAAAPCVEETRFSGRANRNEADNYSQREIQRAWAQPCVLSSSSSVPRHFGSQVAAAAAAAEVKRMPIVPPYTRSRPSKRGRQSPPRKIHPEKVKPREDTGGENKKRSMTCMAGDWYCDKCNVMNFSWRNVCFKCKQFKETKVIEDFLHRWRNSVI, from the coding sequence ATGGCTATTAATTTTACTGATCCCACGTGTGGTTTCAGCCACAGGGAAGTGGTAGCTTTCTTAAATGAACAAATAGTTAAAAATGGGCCTAGTAGATTCTTCTGTAGGTTGCAGTTGTGTAACTCTTGGAGCGATCTAGAAGAAGAGCTACAGGCCATCGTGACGGACTCGGCGATACCAAGGACCCTGAAGAAATCTTGCGCGTGGAGTGCCCTGGCCATGGCAGTGGGCATAGGTGAGATGCAGAGGCTGGAGTTCAGAGAAAAGGTAAGGCTGATGCATGATCAGCTGACTGAGCAGAGGCTGTTCATTAACGCCTTGTTGGGGATGGTACAAAGACAGAGGGATAAACCTCAAGATGAAAGGGCCATCGCCGAGTCCCAATTCCAACAGGGACTCACGGGCCTTGATAGAGTAGTAGGGCGGCCGAGGTTTGTCACAAATATGCCCCTTAGTGTGATGAGGACTCAGTATCAaaatcaggaaggaaggagaggtgagGGCCTGGGAACTGGGACGTATGGATTAAGTAATGTGTTCCGTGCAGAAGAGTTCTATGACTGGACTGTGAGACAGCCTCTAAGGGGTGGccacgctgctgctgctgctgctgctgctgcagctccttGTGTAGAGGAAaccaggttttctggaagagcaaacagaaacGAGGCAGATAATTATTCTCAGCGTGAAATCCAAAGGGCTTGGGCTCAGCCTTGTGTGCTTTCGTCCTCTAGCTCAGTCCCACGTCACTTTGGTTCccaagtggcagcagcagcagcagcagcagaagtcaAACGAATGCCCATAGTTCCTCCTTACACCCGTTCTAGACCTAGCAAGAGAGGTAGGCAGTCCCCGCCCAGGAAGATCCATCCTGAGAAAGTCAAGCCAAGGGAGGACACCGGTGGTGAGAACAAAAAGCGTAGCATGACTTGCATGGCTGGGGATTGGTACTGTGATAAGTGTAATGTGATGAATTTCTCCTGGAGAAATGTATGTTTCAAATGTAAGCAGTTCAAGGAAACAAAAGTAATTGAAGACTTTTTACACCGTTGGAGAAACTCTGTGATTTAA